The proteins below come from a single Diceros bicornis minor isolate mBicDic1 chromosome 3, mDicBic1.mat.cur, whole genome shotgun sequence genomic window:
- the LOC131393497 gene encoding olfactory receptor 2L5-like, with the protein MENYNQTSTDFILLGLFLPSRIGLFLFILIVLIFLTAMFGNLSIMILLILLDTHLHTPMYFLLSQLSLMDLNCISTIVPKMSSNFLFGNKSISFIGCGVQSFFFLTLAGAEGLLWASMAYDRYIAICFPLHYPIHMSKRVCMLMIIGSWIMGSINSCAHTVYALQIPYCRSRAINHFFCDVPAMLTLACVDTWVYEYTVFVSTTLFLMLPFLGIAYSYGQVLLAVYRMHSAEGRKKAYSTCSTHLTVVIFYIAPFAYTYLRPRSLRSPTEDKVLAVFYTILTPMLNPIIYSLRNKEVIGALRRAIQRIHSVEM; encoded by the coding sequence ATGGAAAACTACAATCAAACATCTACTGATTTCATTTTACTGGGGTTATTCCTACCATCAAGAATTGGCCTGTTCCTCTTCATTCTAATTGTCCTCATTTTCCTAACAGCTATGTTTGGCAACCTGTCCATCATGATCCTTCTCATCctcctggacacccatctccacACACCCATGTATTTCCTACTCAGTCAGCTCTCCCTCATGGATCTGAACTGCATCTCCACCATTGTCCCCAAAATGTCTTCCAATTTTCTGTTTGGAAACAAGTCTATCTCTTTCATTGGGTGTGGGGTTCAGAGCTTCTTCTTCTTGACTTTAGCAGGTGCCGAAGGCCTACTATGGGCATCTATGGCCTATGATCGTTACATAGCTATCTGCTTTCCTCTCCACTATCCCATCCATATGAGCAAAAGAGTGTGTATGCTGATGATAATAGGATCTTGGATAATGGGCTCTATCAACTCTTGTGCCCACACAGTATATGCCCTCCAAATCCCTTATTGCCGATCCAGGGCCATCAACCATTTCTTCTGTGATGTCCCAGCCATGTTGACTCTGGCCTGCGTGGACACCTGGGTCTATGAGTACACAGTGTTTGTGAGCACCACCCTCTTCCTCATGTTGCCTTTCCTTGGTATTGCATATTCCTATGGCCAGGTTCTCCTTGCTGTCTATCGCATGCACTCTGCAGAAGGGCGGAAGAAGGCCTATTCAACCTGCAGCACCCACCTCACTGTGGTGATTTTCTACATTGCACCTTTTGCTTACACTTACCTACGCCCAAGATCCCTCCGATCTCCAACAGAGGACAAGGTTCTGGCTGTGTTCTACACTATCCTGACCCCGATGCTCAACCCCATCATTTACAGCCTAAGAAACAAGGAGGTGATAGGAGCCCTGAGAAGAGCGATTCAGAGAATCCACTCTGTGGAAATGTAG